A window of the Zeugodacus cucurbitae isolate PBARC_wt_2022May chromosome 2, idZeuCucr1.2, whole genome shotgun sequence genome harbors these coding sequences:
- the LOC105208407 gene encoding uncharacterized protein LOC105208407 isoform X2, protein MQQRNEENLHQNSLNEPLLSRLLQQNVKGFHKITNWRNSQSFSYSIRIEIQSEDGKLRTGQYVLKAYPTEKLIISDTLSKEFYVYTELIPDFEKLYGKVFKEVQFAQTVQSITQGLNEKSIAGCILLEDALSKGYRNASSAEGLDVKHIEFALKKLAAFHAASAVYVSKHHDAVCRKLFHINNFARNNGNCIIKECDVLLNRKFIEGLRFYDMREYQDKIRSFTKSLDRQKQLCITGDVNEFNVLLHGNCWPNNFLYSYDAFGKIKEVLLTNFTNCEWGSPAIDLLALLLSASCLSIKISKFDYFVKVYHDELCLNLKILAYNKNSPKLTDLHLAISKYYWF, encoded by the exons ATGCAGCAACGCAATGAAGAAAACTTACATCAGAATTCGTTAAATGAGCCTCTCTTAAGTCGACTGTTACAGCAAAATGTAAAAGGTTTTCACAAAATCACAAATTGGAGGAACTCGCAGAGCTTTTCCTATTCCATAAGAATCGAAATTCAGTCAGAAG ATGGAAAATTACGAACCGGTCAATACGTTCTTAAGGCTTATCCGACAGAGAAATTAATAATCTCTGACACATTAAGTAAAGAATTTTATGTGTATACCGAGTTGATTCCTGACTTTGAGAAACTCTATGGTAAAGTTTTTAAAGAGGTTCAATTTGCACAAACTGTGCAATCTATTACTCAGGGACTCAATGAAAAGTCTATAGCGGGATGCATCTTATTGGAAGACGCACTTTCAAAAGGATACCGGAATGCCAGTAGCGCCGAAGGGCTCGATGTTAAACacattgaatttgctttgaaaaagCTAGCTGCCTTTCATGCAGCATCTGCAGTTTATGTATCCAAGCACCACGACGCTGTGTGTAGAAAACTTTTTCACATTAACAATTTTGCACGAAATAATGGAAATTGTATTATCAAAGAATGCGATGTATTACTAAATCGTAAATTCATTGAAGGACTTCGATTTTATGACATGCGGGAATATCAGGATAAGATA AGGTCTTTCACAAAATCACTTGATAGGCAAAAGCAGTTATGCATTACTGGTGATGTCAACGAATTCAATGTTCTGTTGCATGGCAATTGTTGGCCAAACAATTTCCTCTATAGCTACGacgcttttggtaaaataaaggAGGTACTACTCACTAACTTCACAAACTGTGAGTGGGGCTCGCCAGCCATTGATTTGCTCGCGTTGCTCCTATCAGCGTCTTGCTTGTCAATTAAGATAAGCAAGTTCGATTATTTCGTTAAGGTGTATCACGATGAGTTGTGCCTCAACTTGAAGATATTGGCGTATAACAAAAACTCACCAAAATTAACGGATCTACATCTAGCCATTTCAAAATACTACTG GTTTTGA